A genomic stretch from Deinococcus humi includes:
- a CDS encoding anti-sigma factor domain-containing protein, which translates to MSIQRDDLIALALGTLSPQDEARVQAALEADPELQAEYSSDLAALHALADHLPPAQVPEGAADRLMARVRAERQAAPPPLPLTPAQAQEAPTKAQSGRKNWGLGLGALGLAAALALFFALRPPADPLTRYAAMPGAVSQPLTGADQTQIGQVVRLENGSAFLYLSAAPPSDRVYQLWKIEGGTPVSLGVIDGQGKLVQDAPDGLTLAVSVEPPGGSEQPTTTPILVQQL; encoded by the coding sequence ATGTCCATCCAACGAGACGATCTGATCGCCCTGGCCCTGGGCACCCTGTCCCCACAGGATGAGGCGCGTGTCCAGGCGGCGCTTGAGGCTGACCCTGAATTGCAGGCTGAGTACAGCAGCGACCTGGCCGCCCTGCACGCCCTGGCCGACCACCTGCCTCCCGCCCAGGTGCCAGAGGGGGCCGCCGACCGACTGATGGCCAGGGTGCGCGCTGAGCGTCAGGCCGCCCCTCCCCCCCTGCCTTTGACGCCTGCTCAAGCGCAGGAGGCCCCAACGAAGGCGCAGTCGGGCCGCAAGAACTGGGGGCTGGGTCTGGGTGCCCTGGGGCTGGCCGCCGCCCTGGCCCTGTTCTTTGCGCTGCGTCCCCCCGCCGATCCGCTCACCCGTTACGCGGCAATGCCCGGCGCGGTGAGCCAGCCCCTGACCGGCGCGGATCAGACGCAGATCGGCCAGGTGGTGCGCCTGGAAAACGGCAGCGCCTTCCTGTACCTGAGCGCCGCACCGCCGAGCGACCGTGTGTACCAGCTGTGGAAGATCGAAGGGGGCACACCGGTTTCGCTGGGCGTGATCGACGGTCAGGGCAAGCTGGTGCAGGACGCTCCCGACGGCCTGACGCTGGCCGTCAGCGTAGAGCCGCCGGGCGGCAGCGAGCAGCCCACCACGACGCCGATCCTGGTACAGCAGCTGTAG